In one Myxocyprinus asiaticus isolate MX2 ecotype Aquarium Trade chromosome 29, UBuf_Myxa_2, whole genome shotgun sequence genomic region, the following are encoded:
- the LOC127419722 gene encoding potassium voltage-gated channel subfamily A member 3-like — translation MDEHLSLLHSPPPSSTKRRANNLVNHGYTENEQDIMTIVACDNMLEESAALPGHNSLERYEQDHDCCERVVINISGLRFETQLKTLQQFPETLLGDPKKRMRYFDPLRNEYFFDRNRPSFDAILYYYQSGGRIRRPVNVPIDIFSEEIRFYELGEEAMEKFREDEGFIKEEERPLPTHEFQRQVWLLFEYPESSGPARGIAIVSVLVILISIVIFCLETLPEFRDDKDPTTVAPLMNGTLPYFTSPFSDPFFVVETLCIIWFSFELLVRFFACPSKATFSKNIMNIIDIVAIIPYFITLGTELAERQGNGQQAMSLAILRVIRLVRVFRIFKLSRHSKGLQILGQTLKASMRELGLLIFFLFIGVILFSSAVYFAEADDPDSGFSSIPDAFWWAVVTMTTVGYGDMHPVTIGGKIVGSLCAIAGVLTIALPVPVIVSNFNYFYHRETEGEEQAQYLHIGSCQPLSSSEELKKTRSTSSLSKSEYMVIEEGINSAFKAPNFPVQNNQNCVNIKKMFTDV, via the coding sequence ATGGACGAGCACCTCAGCCTCCTCCACTCGCCTCCGCCTTCCTCGACCAAGCGCCGGGCCAACAACCTCGTGAACCACGGCTACACGGAAAACGAGCAAGACATCATGACAATTGTTGCTTGCGACAACATGCTGGAAGAGTCGGCGGCGCTGCCCGGGCACAACTCGCTGGAGCGCTACGAGCAAGACCACGATTGTTGCGAGAGAGTTGTCATCAACATCTCAGGCTTGCGCTTCGAAACGCAGCTCAAAACCCTCCAACAGTTCCCCGAGACTTTACTCGGAGACCCCAAGAAGAGAATGCGCTACTTTGACCCATTAAGAAACGAGTATTTCTTTGACAGAAACCGCCCGAGCTTCGACGCAATTTTGTATTACTACCAGTCAGGGGGGCGTATTAGGAGACCCGTGAACGTGCCAATTGACATCTTCTCTGAAGAGATACGCTTCTACGAACTCGGGGAGGAGGCCATGGAGAAATTCAGAGAGGACGAGGGCTTTATAAAGGAGGAAGAGCGCCCTTTGCCCACCCATGAATTTCAGCGACAGGTGTGGTTGCTCTTCGAGTATCCCGAGAGCTCGGGTCCAGCCAGGGGCATCGCTATAGTCTCCGTTTTGGTCATTTTAATATCAATCGTCATCTTTTGTCTGGAAACACTGCCCGAGTTTCGGGACGACAAAGACCCGACTACGGTCGCTCCCCTTATGAACGGAACTCTCCCGTACTTCACGAGTCCCTTCTCTGACCCGTTCTTCGTCGTCGAGACTCTTTGCATCATTTGGTTTTCGTTTGAACTGCTGGTCAGGTTCTTCGCGTGCCCCAGCAAAGCCACGTTCTCCAAAAACATCATGAACATCATTGACATCGTGGCTATCATACCGTATTTCATCACTCTGGGGACCGAGCTCGCAGAAAGGCAAGGCAACGGCCAACAGGCGATGTCTTTGGCCATTCTCCGGGTCATCAGACTAGTCCGGGTGTTCCGGATCTTCAAACTATCGCGGCACTCGAAAGGTCTCCAGATTTTGGGGCAGACTCTGAAAGCCAGCATGAGAGAGTTGGGATTGTTGATTTTCTTTCTCTTCATCGGGGTCATCCTGTTCTCTAGCGCCGTCTACTTCGCCGAGGCGGACGATCCCGACTCGGGCTTCAGCAGCATCCCTGATGCGTTCTGGTGGGCGGTGGTAACCATGACGACGGTGGGATACGGCGATATGCACCCGGTCACCATAGGGGGCAAAATCGTCGGCTCTCTGTGTGCGATCGCGGGCGTGTTAACCATCGCTTTGCCAGTGCCTGTTATCGTGTCCAATTTCAACTACTTTTACCACCGAGAGACTGAGGGCGAGGAACAGGCTCAGTACCTCCACATCGGCAGCTGTCAGCCGCTGTCATCTTCCGAGGAGCTGAAGAAGACGCGTAGCACGTCATCACTCAGCAAGTCGGAGTACATGGTCATTGAGGAGGGCATCAACAGCGCGTTCAAAGCACCAAACTTCCCCGTTCAGAACAACCAAAACTGCGTGAACATTAAAAAGATGTTCACAGACGTGTAG